A region of the Mytilus galloprovincialis chromosome 1, xbMytGall1.hap1.1, whole genome shotgun sequence genome:
TGAAAAACAAATTCAATGTTCGTACGACACCAAATCACAATGCATGAACCTTATTTAAAAGAGTTATTGATTGCAAGGattaaaacaattttcttttcgcatgattgtaaactttccatttctgtataGCATAATTCAATCGTCCAGTGGCTTCTTTAACATATATCATGATGGTGCTTTTCTACGTTGATGCTTATATTCAAGTCCATAGTAAGTGGTTTGATGTATAtatatgtcccaagtcaggagcctctggcctttgttagtcttgtattattttaattttagtttcttgtgtacaatttggaaattagtatggcgtttattatcactgaactagtatatatttgtttaggggccagctgaaggacgcctccgggtgcgggaatttctcgctacattgaagacctgttggtgaccttctgctgttgtttttttctatggtcgggttgttgtctctttggcacattccccatttccattctcaagtttaCCTTGCATGGCAAAACAAATGCCTCCTCAATTTGCCAAATCAATCTGACTTTACGTTTGGCTACCGTTATGATTGTTGTTAAATAAAGAATTcgtagaaaaataaaaatgtgtgataTGGTTTCAACTAAGACAACCCTCCACCAGgaaaaaaatgacaaagacaCTTGAAACTCAAaatcaccgtatggccttcatcGATGACCCAAAACGCCATACTGTGAAGCAAGCTATTAAatgccccaaaatgacaaatgtattactattcaaacgagaaactaacggccggatttgtgtacaaaataataaacggaGAAAATATAtagcaaatagttatcaaaagtaccatgattataattttgtacgccagacgctctttaacgacgaccactgaattacaggctcctaattTGGGATATGTAaatatagaatgtggcggggtataacttttttgattatacaTTTCCTTTAAAATTAAGTTAAAATAATCAGATTGATGAACGACACGTATATGTACCGATGATTGTTGATACATGATATCCATGTTGTGCAATAGTTTTTATATTGCAACAATTAAATGAACAGGTTTTGAACTAACTAAAAATTAATTATCATACGTTTTACTCACTCTTTCAATCACCTGGTAGActaaaatatgcatgaaatatttgccactggacatcatTTCTACATTAACTAATCAATCAATATAAACCTGGTAAAACAACTTGAAGATTATCTTCTATCATTGACCAGATTGGTGTGTTTACGGATACATTTAggtatgtccagtggcaaatataacagTTATATTATCAGTACAAATTACGCcgttaattttgaaatgttataatgaaattaaaaagtaGTTTAAGAAATACAATACAAAATCAAGaaatgtttaattatattttcatctaaCATTAAACACTGTTTTCtttgtcagaaaaaaaatgtaatggaCGTCACCAGGGtggttagatttttttttcatttttttcaccaATTTCAGATCATACCAGATTCTATGTTCACAAAACTTATTTTTAGTGAAGTTTTAGCATGTAGTCATTAGAATGTTATAGAGATAACTATAACCAAAACAGTGTGCTTGTTTTATTCTATTATGATAAATAGTTCAGACAATGCTCAAAACTTTTACAAAACTCTGGACAATTATCATCTGTACAACATTACAATTTGTACACACcatataaatgtacatgcataGCGAAAGAAAGACAACTGCATCTACAATGTAGAAATTAAACTTAATCATAAAAATGactgacacaaaataaaattttaaaatgagcACCACGAAATCCAACCACAACGGGGGAGGGGGTGTCAACAATATGGGAATTTCTGCAGTAACAACTAGTTGAAGCTATAAATATCCTATAGTCAACAGCTGACAAGTTTTCTATTTAGCTTCTTCAACGAAGCTTTGGAAATTAGCAAGTCTAGATATAACGGAAACCGTCACAAAAGGCATGTGATTGCATGTCATTCATTAATGCCGGATGGGAGACATCCAGTTATGACTATATTTCAATACTAGTACCCAAAACTCATTAGTAGAATTGGACACggaatacatttttattttatacaaataaaacttGCAACACTTTTGCAAATGTTTAACACACATCTTTATTCAGAATATCTAGATTAAATGATGAATTTCCATTTTATTTACTATAGGTAATGACTGGAAAACTACCTGATACACCAAGAAATTCTGCGATAGTCGATGTTGAGTTAGGCAACCATAATGACGGGTACGTAACCTCAAGCATGGAGGATGATGAAAACGAGACCTCTTTTACATGCAACATCCAACCAAAAACCCAATCAGCGGGGATTCATATTGAACGTGTTGTTTACGACTCCATAACTAATAACCAAGAGGAACATTGTGGAAAAACTGTTAACGCAAGTGAAAATGTTGACATAAACGTAAACGATAGAACAGTCGGACAAGAATTAATTGCCGATAAATCTTGCGGCAAACTATTGACCGCGGAAGTAATCAAAGATGAAAAACCTATTTCCGATGAAAAGAAAGACCAAGAATCTACTTCTAAGCAGCACACTGTTGACGACGAAGTGTCTTGTCAACAAGTTGATGCTAAAAAAACTGTTAACGATGACATCTGTGATGAACAAGATAATGTTAAAATAAGTGTAAGCGATGAAGACTTAGTGTCTTGCGAAAACGTAAATACTGAAACACCTGTTAACGATGATGTATCTGGTAAACAAGTTAATTCTAAACAACCTGTTAACGATGATACGTCTGGCCAACAAGTTAATGCCACAATAACTGTTAACACTGATATGTCTGGTCAAGAAGGTAATTCTAAACAACCTGTTAACGATGATATGTCTAGTCAACAAGTTGATTCTAAACAAACCGTTAAAGATGCTACGTCTGGTCAACAAGTTGATTCTAAACAAACCGTTAAAGATGCTACGTCTGGTCAACAAGTTGATTCTAAACAAACCGTTAAAGATGCTACGTCTGGTCAACAAGTTAATGGTAAAGTAGCTGTTAAAGATGAAGTATCTGGTCAACAAGTTAATTCTAAACAACCTGTTAACGATGAAGTATCTGGTCAACAGTTTAATTCTAAACAAACTGTTAACGATGAAGTGTCTGCTAAACAAGTTGATTCTAAACAAATTTTTAACGACAACGACGTGTCTGTTCAACAAGCTAAGTTAGATCAGACTACTACCAATGAAGCCACCGAGAAAACTACTAACATTGAACACACGGTTACAGAGTCGAACAATATTCTGCTTAAAAAGTCAGAAATTGATCATGAACAAATCTCTAATAAAGACAATTCTACGCGATTTCATGATCTCAAGATGGACAAAACAATCGTGAAAGCCTCAGGAAATCAAGATTATGAAATAAACGATGATCAATTATCAGCGTCAGCGTCAGAAGACGATGCAGTTGACCTTGTGGAATCCCAAAAATCCTGTATTGACGATAAAGATATGCATGACATTCCTTTGTAGCTAAATGTTACATACTGATtcttgattttattaaaaaagcATAAttcttgaaaatgttttaaattaaataatttcatgGCAGTAATCGTTTAATCTAGTTGAGGTGCCATACGTGCCTGAATAACAATCTTCCTGCAATctgaaaatgtttcatttttctcTATAATTGTGACgtttttgtataatttaaaattatatgcCGTGCCTTCTCAAAGATAAGTCAGTCAGTATACATTCAGGTGGTCAAACACATATTTACATGATAAGCTTACCCTTAGCtagttcaatttttttaattatataaaaatggcCGTTCATAGAATACTGAAATTGACATAAAATCATATACACTatcatttaatattattatagtaaATAGTGAAGAGGAACCTGaactgtcctcagttctaatgactgtTTAATACACAAACGTCGGACCCCTATGTAGTTACTTGTAATGGTGTTGATGGATTGAGTATAAAAATCACATTTTCTACATCAGACACATTTGTGCGATTgccccctccccccctttttcGTCTGTTTAATGAACGGAAGCACCCCCTTATCTGTTTAATGAACTGAAACGTTTGATTCAAATTAtccaaatacaaaatgtaacaaatggattttttttttccttttgtacGTCATATGTAGGGtaattaattaaggaatgactgtaatattttttctgtctatgaagaaataacataaaaaatttggtgcacactgaataacgcgcgtagcgggttatttaagtgtgcaccacatttttttatgttatttcgaatagaaagaaaaaatattacagtcatttcttataatttaattctaaattccattttaaaccgtagaaaaccatgaaaaaacgttgatgatgtcacggtcacatgactaaattatgtctatcggttcataacaaaataacgtcagccactcagaagacgcgttatatccaaaattaaattatttgataataaATGTACCTTTATGaaattcaattttcttttttcgtTAACATTCTATCAGTcaagttattcatgttattctttCCCTCGTATAATTTTTAAACTGTTCATTTGtacattttcatttgttttgtttttttatttttgttgatgttGTCTCTTGTGGGCCCATGGCAATGCAAGTTCTATTCTATAAAACAGAGAATGCAAATGGGGAAcatgtcaatgaaacaacaacccgacaaaagagccgAAAACAGCCCAagggcaccaatgggtcttcaacacagcgagaaaaacACGCAGCCAGCAGCGGACTTCAGCTAACCACTATGGACAATTGTGCACTAGTACATATGTACAGTAAAAATGGATGTCAAACTAGACTCCAAAACGTATAAATGaattagaatagaaaaaaaaaaacatactggaCTACCAAAGGCCAGCGGCTCCTGATTTTaaacaggcacaaaaatgcggcggggtaaaaCTGTATTTGAGTTCTCAAGCCTCCCATTTATCTCAAGACTCATAAAAAGGAGAAAAAGCTTTATTTTATtggtatccggtcgttccggccccaaaccgatccagccccaagtcaatccggcccaaagtcgatccggcccaagtcgatccggcccacgtcgatccggccccataataaaatatgaataaactatattcactatacacagtgtagatactattctgtacgctatccggaagtctcgattttcgaagcgaggatttccaactggctaacaaAACGGTTTTGTTTCGGTgctttttctcatcatttgtttactcctatgtCTATAAAGTGCTTTGCACATCTTCAATGAATGTATatcatcataaatatgagtaactgtaacaaaaacgtgcattagaatataaaatataagtgtgcatcacaccaacttcatagaaaaaagtgaaatcgatagacaattttgctctcgtagtacaaagcaaataatcttttattgcaaatatttgcaccaGTTTACTGTAACAGTTAAATATacactgtttcaatattcttaccgtatttaagtagaatgttcgtatttcaaataaaaaatatgtttttcttgaggatcccaaaataaattactgtacgatcagtctagaactgactgtattctagaagcgatttcagattttttgtctgtacgaccagtcgtgattttgaagaaaaaaaaaacaacggcaatttgaaggtatatacgtgtctatgtgatattatgaactgtccatggaactataacgtgtaatttctttcatcagacaatacaaatatatttctgatgatttttgtagacgggaaaataattatatttttgttccgtcagtcttatttaaaatcacatgcctaaaaagcaatacatgattcgcttgttgactttgtaatagtgtgtcgttgcagttatctgtttagctattacatttttaaagactatTTACACTGTCTGCCGTTGACCAATTGGTGATAACATACATCAAGCTTGTCTcttttaaagttacaaaaaatagaTTGAGAAAgctttgtttaaaaactttaggTATTGAGGAAAGAATTAACGAAATAATACCCCGCCACTTCTATAGTCCATGTTTTGgaaaaaacaaaccacaaaaaaaactaaattataggTGCACAGGGGCATCATTTAATAAAGAATATGAGGAAGTTTTATTAATATATGGTAAGTTTTTGAAAGTTGCGTATAGTAAATGGGTACCACCCGATTAGGTAGTGGAAAAAATGGAAATAGAAAACTgctgaattttcgaaaaatcaaaataagaggTTCAGAATTGAATTAAATGATTAGGAATCTGAAAAAGATTCATTAAGTAAAATTTAAGttatgacaagtgtctgaaggaagttGTGGATATAAAAAAGGTACGCCCAATATGTGTATGTAACTATTTGTTATAtacgttttaatataattatacaataatcTTGAAgacttgtaataaaaacataatcaagctagttgttttatactcatctaaaaaaaaaaattttcaaaggccttttttaattttttttaacgtacaccttttacattataataaaaatcataaacatttatgaattacaattaatatatatctttatttctattccttataaatatattttttattggggccggatcgactttacatatgggccggatcgacgtgggacggatcgacttgggccggatcgacgtggggccggatcgacccgaAAGCATTTTATTGACTTTGTACATGTTgtgtttatttttcatgtttgtcGAATTTCTCTTTCTTGTTTGATTTACCTACgtccttaattttaaataaatgtctaaaatttgttatacatattttttctgtttattttatttatttgtacgtacgcatgtttttttatttttttaagcgGAGGGGTGTAATAGACGAGGGAGGGGGAAACTGTCTCACTTTCAAAATGAGGAGCGGGGGGCAAACATATTTTGTTGCACTTTTGGAGGGGAATAGGAGTCGAGAAAACGTACCCGTTCGAACTTCCAAACACTTACAAGACTGAGAGGATAAGATTTTCCCCGAGCacatttttgtggattttttttattattgaaattattaaatggCTACCACAGAGGACACTAACTTACTTCTAAACTACTACACTAGTCTTTTTGTCAATTCATTATTGCCACTTTAAGAAATCTCCCCCTTTTCACTCTAATCCTACGTCATcattatgcattttattttatgttatctAATACAATAATTTGACTCgcacatacatgacatagctTGACGATTTGAATTGATCTTGAAAGCTGTAGTGTTAACGCAAATCATTCAAATCTATATCCAACCATTGCAGTCTACATGCAAAATGTATtcctttttaattaaaaaatattacaagtcaaatataaaaatgaacCTGACCACTCGTGTAGAAAAACTATATACGGCAGTGGTTGTATGtattaataataatatctttatttgcaaaacatacaaaaaccaattttggttgtggcaaatacattgacaaacaaacataatgaaacataatgaaaactcgacaatATTATAAGAAATAATCATTCTTTGTATCATAATAAAACTGGGGGGATAAAATATCCACGTAAACATGACAGTTGTGGTgtttttttaaaacgttttcaGAAAATTGCTTTGACCTACATTTTATGTGTATTACATTGATCATACATAACCGTGATAACATTGTAATCGATCTCTTTATTGATTTATCTACATGCATTACGCATTTGTAGTAATCATAGTTTAAATGTGGATATGAAAATTGTAAGCGTAAAGGTAAGAGTACATGCACATTTTAAACTATTAATTTACAGAATAACAGTTCCATGTAAACAATTCATACATACGATACGTACGGAATATGTTTATTCTTCTATGTACCCTCTCCAAGGGGAGGAATAAGAGGGCACTTGAATCTTTTTGGAAGAAATAAGCTGATACATTAAGGTACACGCCTTTTTCTTTTGTTGTAATAATATGTCCTCTGCATATATActtatttatgataaaaataagaCGATGAGGTATGATTCcaaattagacaactcttcaaaTGATATAGCAAtcagggagctaccatttgatttttaagggGGGGGGTGGCTaggaagaaatttgaaaaaaagagtgAAAACTAAAAAGGCAGGACacagattacagctaaaaaaagatagcccccccccccaacccccataaaaatcaaatggtagctcccttagtaaaCACTGTTTTGCAAAGAATGACATTTACGATCTTTAAGAAATCTTCTTATCAGTTTATTTAGAAGTTTCGAATAGTAAAATATAATCAACAACCGTTTTATATATAATCAAAATTGCTGTCCCCTATCATATTGTAATGATAAGCTCGAAGTATAGTGACCCATACCAGAGGCGCATCCTTCCACTCAGTTTACTCAGAAATTGCCAAAACCCAACCACCCCTTTTTTTGTCGATTTATATAGTCAGTCGTCATGGTCGTGTAATACAAAAGGAATCACACTCATTGTCTGTTTTTTAAATCTGATTTCCGCGTTAAAAAGGTAACGAAACAAGAGTAAAAAAATACCTTCCTATAAATTGTATATTAATTATGGTACACACGGTCAACTCTTTTACAACCCTATCAAATTACTAAAAAGCcattcaatattttttatcacattttttttagataggatcataaaaacacgatttctatcaagtttctATTTTATTTACCCGTGGACTTTATTGCGGAAGATCGTGTCATTTTGGAAATGAAGGTTGATTTCAGAATGGCACAAGCTtgctgttatccaatcaaaataacgtattataatgaaacatgcatgatcatgttatgtaaatattaataaaaaatgcatatttaaacTTTAAGTATTGTCGTGTTGTATATTACAGCCTTGACATGCCAAAATTACTCATAGACAGACCTTCCTACGACTGGTAATTTGTTTGATGCTATCCCTCGGTGTATTGTAGTGCCGACCGTATTGTATGACAAGAAACCCCTTCAAATATGAGTTTTCTGTAACGTAATTGTATGCATTATATTGTTTTGATGATTTATAACAGAAGCAGGTAAAATAATACGTGCCATCattgttattttgtcttttatagaTAACTGTTGCATTAGAAATCACGCAAAAAAACCCTGTAATTTAAACAATAGTCTATGCCGGGACAAGCATTGTTTTGATAACCGGAAGCATAGTATATCtacatattcatatttcattcaCTGTCACAGTTACTGATATTTTTTGCAGATAAAACACAGATTATTAAATACTTAATATTTTACAACATGACAAAGTGAAGATGTCGGACCATGTTGCCGTTCTACCAGGTCTGTGGAAACTGAACCTGAatattacatttgaaaatgatataAAGTTAACTGCTGATGCCGTAGAAGGATTACAGAAACGTATAACATACGAAAACATAATAGTTCATAATGTTCTGGAAAATATGATCGCCATCTTGAAAAGCAAGTCATCTCGTGGAAAGATCGAATCAAGAAAATGCCTTGAAAATATACTGAGTCGCGATCCTAGAAACTTGAATGCATTAGCTGATATAGAATATCTTAGTCGTACTCAACACCGTACTTCAGAAGCCGATCAGTATAAGACAAGACTGGAAAAAGTTTTGCAAGGTCACACTATTAATGATGTTCGAACAAAATCAATATGTGTAATGGAACAAGGATATGCAATCCTGTATGAAGAATCTGCAAACATTGAACACATTTCCAAAAACAGACTTTCCGAAAGCTATAGAATGTTATTGTCTGAGCATAAAAAGGGAACAGGCCGAAGGAAAGATTATCTACAACGGTGTGTTTATCACAATAAACAGGCACTGAGCAATTTGCAGTTGGCAATCGAATGTAAAGGCCAAAATGAAATGCTCGCTAGAAAAATTACAGCCCTAGAGAAATTTGAGGaagcaaaaaatatatttgatttgattaatgAGAATATCATTTGGTCGTTTTACAAAGGCGTAGCACTCAATAGAAAATACGACTCCATTGAAAGTTTAAGTCGCGAAGATGGGAAAGATAGATCGGAAGAAATAAAAGATGTCACTTTAAAGGCAATTGATATATTTTggaaaataattacaaataaatgtACAACTGACCAAAGTCTTGTTGTATATCAAGCAAGGTCATTAGCCCTAATTGGACATATTCTCATTCGTCGTAAACATTATGTTCAAACATCTGAGGAAAAATATACTTTCACCAGCGATAaactttttcaagtttttatcaATAACCCAATTGAGCCGTTTGAGAGAGCACATAAAATGATACAAAATGACACGCTAATTCTAAATCGTTATGGAAGGGCATTATGGAATTTATCAGAACATCGAATCGGAAACGATAAGATAGATTTTCTTTATCAGGCTGAACGTTTATTATCAAATTCCATTAGAGAGAGTTCTCTTAACTGGTTTGGTTATACTACTAGAATGTTAGTCAGAAAAGACATTGGAAAGTTTTATTATGATGGAAACGATAAACCAAGAGCAAAATCTTATTTTAAACTTGCAGTCGAAGATGGTTATCAGTGCTTCATTTCTAAAGGATCCCCCAAAGCAATATGTCAACTTGTCGAAATTTGTCAGTTCTTAGGAAAATTTCCAGACATTAGGAAGTACGGATTCAAATATGTTAAAGAAAACGAAAAAAGCTACTTACTCGATGCTTTAGATTACCTAAACTTTGGTCTCCAACAAGGCGGCCCAACTGACTACTTTCTCGCATATCATATGGGAATTATATTATTTGACTTAGATGAGATAAGGTCTGCCGTTGACTGGATGAAGCGTGCTGTGTCTTTATCTAATAC
Encoded here:
- the LOC143082142 gene encoding uncharacterized protein LOC143082142; translated protein: MVDKATTITLAVVIPFVVIVVVVIIVYLSRKYIKFYRFRKKKNFQEVSFRDNPVMTGKLPDTPRNSAIVDVELGNHNDGYVTSSMEDDENETSFTCNIQPKTQSAGIHIERVVYDSITNNQEEHCGKTVNASENVDINVNDRTVGQELIADKSCGKLLTAEVIKDEKPISDEKKDQESTSKQHTVDDEVSCQQVDAKKTVNDDICDEQDNVKISVSDEDLVSCENVNTETPVNDDVSGKQVNSKQPVNDDTSGQQVNATITVNTDMSGQEGNSKQPVNDDMSSQQVDSKQTVKDATSGQQVDSKQTVKDATSGQQVDSKQTVKDATSGQQVNGKVAVKDEVSGQQVNSKQPVNDEVSGQQFNSKQTVNDEVSAKQVDSKQIFNDNDVSVQQAKLDQTTTNEATEKTTNIEHTVTESNNILLKKSEIDHEQISNKDNSTRFHDLKMDKTIVKASGNQDYEINDDQLSASASEDDAVDLVESQKSCIDDKDMHDIPL